One stretch of Salmo trutta chromosome 7, fSalTru1.1, whole genome shotgun sequence DNA includes these proteins:
- the LOC115196642 gene encoding homeobox protein aristaless-like 4 produces MTAEVWFQNRRAKWRKRERFGQMQQVRTHFSTAYELPLLTRPENYTQIQNPSWLGGGSGVSPVPGCVVPCDGSVTSCMPPHPHGGVSDYLGVPSPGVVGHEGHMGQTHMGSLFGAGGMGGGGGGLNGYDLTCVDPDRKSSSIAALRMKAKEHSAAISWNT; encoded by the exons ATGACAGCGGAG gTGTGGTTCCAGAACCGGCGTGCTaaatggaggaagagggagaggtttGGTCAGATGCAGCAGGTCAGGACTCACTTCTCTACTGCCTACGAGCTACCCCTCCTCACCAGGCCAGAGAACTACACACAG ATCCAAAACCCATCGTGGCTAGGTGGGGGCAGCGGTGTCTCTCCTGTACCCGGCTGTGTGGTGCCCTGTGACGGGTCAGTCACCTCCTGCATGCCTCCCCACCCCCATGGAGGGGTCTCCGACTACCTAGGCGTGCCCAGCCCGGGCGTAGTGGGGCATGAGGGTCACATGGGACAGACACACATGGGAAGTCTCTTTGGGGCTGGAGGAATGGGCGGAGGTGGTGGGGGTCTCAATGGTTACGACCTGACCTGTGTCGACCCAGACAGAAAGTCTTCTAGTATCGCGGCGCTGCGTATGAAAGCGAAGGAACACAGCGCTGCCATCTCCTGGAACACATGA
- the LOC115197700 gene encoding extensin-like isoform X2: MPTTLVLFIPYANHPGPLYSLCQPPCASLFPMPTTLVLFIPYANHPGPLYSLCQPPWSSLFPMPTTLVLFILYANHPGPLYSLCQPPCSSLFPMPTTLVLFIPYANHPGPLYSLYQPPWSSLFPMPTTLFLFIPYANHPGPLYSLCQPPCSSLFPMPTTVPLYSLCQPPCASLFPMPTTLCLFIPYANHPVPLYSLCQPPCSSLFSIPTTLFLFIPYANHPVPLYSLYQPPCASLFPMPTTLFLFIPYTNHPVPLYSLCQPPCSSLFPMPTTLFLFIPYANHPVPLYSLCQPPCASLFSMPTTLFLFIPYANHPVPLYSLYQPPCASLFSMPTTLFLFIPYANHPVPLYSLCSSPCSSLFPMPTTLFLFIPYANHPVPLYSLYHPPCSSLFPMPTTLFLFIPYAPHPVPLVLLKPHHPVPLVLLKPHHPVPLVLLKPHHPVPLVLLKPHHPVPLVLLKPHHPVPLVLLKPHHPVPLVLLKPHHPVPLVLLKPHHPVPLVLLKPHHPVPLVLLKPHHPVPLVLLKPHHPVPLVLLKPHHLKQIHFKPAWFL, encoded by the coding sequence ATGCCAACCACCCTGGTCCTCTTTATTCCCTATGCCAACCACCCTGGTCCTCTTTATTCCCTATGCCAACCACCCTGTGCCTCTTTATTCCCTATGCCAACCACCCTGGTCCTCTTTATTCCCTATGCCAACCACCCTGGTCCTCTTTATTCCCTATGCCAACCACCCTGGTCCTCTTTATTCCCTATGCCAACCACCCTGGTCCTCTTTATTCTCTATGCCAACCACCCTGGTCCTCTTTATTCCCTATGCCAACCACCCTGTTCCTCTTTATTCCCTATGCCAACCACCCTGGTCCTCTTTATTCCCTATGCCAACCACCCTGGTCCTCTTTATTCCCTATACCAACCACCCTGGTCCTCTTTATTCCCTATGCCAACCACCCTGTTCCTCTTTATTCCCTATGCCAACCACCCTGGTCCTCTTTATTCCCTATGCCAACCACCCTGTTCCTCTTTATTCCCTATGCCAACCACCGTTCCTCTTTATTCCCTATGCCAACCACCCTGTGCCTCTTTATTCCCTATGCCAACCACCCTGTGCCTCTTTATTCCCTATGCCAACCACCCTGTGCCTCTTTATTCCCTATGCCAACCACCCTGTTCCTCTTTATTCTCTATACCAACCACCCTGTTCCTCTTTATTCCCTATGCCAACCACCCTGTTCCTCTTTATTCTCTATACCAACCACCCTGTGCCTCTTTATTCCCTATGCCAACCACCCTGTTCCTCTTTATTCCCTATACCAACCACCCTGTTCCTCTTTATTCCCTATGCCAACCACCCTGTTCCTCTTTATTCCCTATGCCAACCACCCTGTTCCTCTTTATTCCCTATGCCAACCACCCTGTTCCTCTTTATTCCCTATGCCAACCACCCTGTGCCTCTTTATTCTCTATGCCAACCACCCTGTTCCTCTTTATTCCCTATGCCAACCACCCTGTTCCTCTTTATTCCCTATACCAACCACCCTGTGCCTCTTTATTCTCTATGCCAACCACCCTGTTCCTCTTTATTCCCTATGCCAACCACCCTGTTCCTCTTTATTCCCTATGCTCCTCACCCTGTTCCTCTTTATTCCCTATGCCAACCACCCTGTTCCTCTTTATTCCCTATGCCAACCACCCTGTTCCTCTTTATTCCCTATACCATCCACCCTGTTCCTCTTTATTCCCTATGCCAACCACCCTGTTCCTCTTTATTCCCTATGCTCCTCACCCTGTTCCTCTTGTTCTGTTGAAACCCCACCACCCTGTTCCTCTTGTTCTGTTGAAACCCCACCACCCTGTTCCTCTTGTTCTGTTGAAACCCCACCACCCTGTTCCTCTTGTTCTGTTGAAACCCCACCACCCTGTTCCTCTTGTTCTGTTGAAACCCCACCACCCTGTTCCTCTTGTTCTGTTGAAACCCCACCACCCTGTTCCTCTTGTTCTGTTGAAACCCCACCACCCTGTTCCTCTTGTTCTGTTGAAACCCCACCACCCTGTTCCTCTTGTTCTGTTGAAACCCCACCACCCTGTTCCTCTTGTTCTGTTGAAACCCCACCACCCTGTTCCTCTTGTTCTGTTGAAACCCCACCACCCTGTTCCTCTTGTTCTGTTGAAACCCCACCACCTGAAACAAATCCACTTCAAGCCGGCCTGGTTCCTCTGA
- the LOC115197700 gene encoding extensin-like isoform X1 — protein MPTTLVLFIPYANHPGPLYSLCQPPCASLFPMPTTLVLFIPYANHPGPLYSLCQPPCASLFPMPTTLVLFIPYANHPGPLYSLCQPPWSSLFPMPTTLVLFILYANHPGPLYSLCQPPCSSLFPMPTTLVLFIPYANHPGPLYSLYQPPWSSLFPMPTTLFLFIPYANHPGPLYSLCQPPCSSLFPMPTTVPLYSLCQPPCASLFPMPTTLCLFIPYANHPVPLYSLCQPPCSSLFSIPTTLFLFIPYANHPVPLYSLYQPPCASLFPMPTTLFLFIPYTNHPVPLYSLCQPPCSSLFPMPTTLFLFIPYANHPVPLYSLCQPPCASLFSMPTTLFLFIPYANHPVPLYSLYQPPCASLFSMPTTLFLFIPYANHPVPLYSLCSSPCSSLFPMPTTLFLFIPYANHPVPLYSLYHPPCSSLFPMPTTLFLFIPYAPHPVPLVLLKPHHPVPLVLLKPHHPVPLVLLKPHHPVPLVLLKPHHPVPLVLLKPHHPVPLVLLKPHHPVPLVLLKPHHPVPLVLLKPHHPVPLVLLKPHHPVPLVLLKPHHPVPLVLLKPHHLKQIHFKPAWFL, from the exons ATGCCAACCACCCTGGTCCTCTTTATTCCCTATGCCAACCACCCTGGTCCTCTTTATTCCCTATGCCAACCACCCTGTGCCTCTTTATTCCCTATGCCAACCACCCTGGTCCTCTTTATTCCCTATGCCAACCACCCTGGTCCTCTTTATTCCCTATGCCAACCACCCTGTGCCTCTTTATTCCCTATGCCAACCACCCTGGTCCTCTTTATTCCCTATGCCAACCACCCTGGTCCTCTTTATTCCCTATGCCAACCACCCTGGTCCTCTTTATTCCCTATGCCAACCACCCTGGTCCTCTTTATTCTCTATGCCAACCACCCTGGTCCTCTTTATTCCCTATGCCAACCACCCTGTTCCTCTTTATTCCCTATGCCAACCACCCTGGTCCTCTTTATTCCCTATGCCAACCACCCTGGTCCTCTTTATTCCCTATACCAACCACCCTGGTCCTCTTTATTCCCTATGCCAACCACCCTGTTCCTCTTTATTCCCTATGCCAACCACCCTGGTCCTCTTTATTCCCTATGCCAACCACCCTGTTCCTCTTTATTCCCTATGCCAACCACCGTTCCTCTTTATTCCCTATGCCAACCACCCTGTGCCTCTTTATTCCCTATGCCAACCACCCTGTGCCTCTTTATTCCCTATGCCAACCACCCTGTGCCTCTTTATTCCCTATGCCAACCACCCTGTTCCTCTTTATTCTCTATACCAACCACCCTGTTCCTCTTTATTCCCTATGCCAACCACCCTGTTCCTCTTTATTCTCTATACCAACCACCCTGTGCCTCTTTATTCCCTATGCCAACCACCCTGTTCCTCTTTATTCCCTATACCAACCACCCTGTTCCTCTTTATTCCCTATGCCAACCACCCTGTTCCTCTTTATTCCCTATGCCAACCACCCTGTTCCTCTTTATTCCCTATGCCAACCACCCTGTTCCTCTTTATTCCCTATGCCAACCACCCTGTGCCTCTTTATTCTCTATGCCAACCACCCTGTTCCTCTTTATTCCCTATGCCAACCACCCTGTTCCTCTTTATTCCCTATACCAACCACCCTGTGCCTCTTTATTCTCTATGCCAACCACCCTGTTCCTCTTTATTCCCTATGCCAACCACCCTGTTCCTCTTTATTCCCTATGCTCCTCACCCTGTTCCTCTTTATTCCCTATGCCAACCACCCTGTTCCTCTTTATTCCCTATGCCAACCACCCTGTTCCTCTTTATTCCCTATACCATCCACCCTGTTCCTCTTTATTCCCTATGCCAACCACCCTGTTCCTCTTTATTCCCTATGCTCCTCACCCTGTTCCTCTTGTTCTGTTGAAACCCCACCACCCTGTTCCTCTTGTTCTGTTGAAACCCCACCACCCTGTTCCTCTTGTTCTGTTGAAACCCCACCACCCTGTTCCTCTTGTTCTGTTGAAACCCCACCACCCTGTTCCTCTTGTTCTGTTGAAACCCCACCACCCTGTTCCTCTTGTTCTGTTGAAACCCCACCACCCTGTTCCTCTTGTTCTGTTGAAACCCCACCACCCTGTTCCTCTTGTTCTGTTGAAACCCCACCACCCTGTTCCTCTTGTTCTGTTGAAACCCCACCACCCTGTTCCTCTTGTTCTGTTGAAACCCCACCACCCTGTTCCTCTTGTTCTGTTGAAACCCCAC CACCTGAAACAAATCCACTTCAAGCCGGCCTGGTTCCTCTGA